A region of Loxodonta africana isolate mLoxAfr1 unplaced genomic scaffold, mLoxAfr1.hap2 scaffold_55, whole genome shotgun sequence DNA encodes the following proteins:
- the LOC100675632 gene encoding olfactory receptor 4C15-like — protein sequence MQNQSFVTEFILLGLSWNPSVQKIEFVVFLFSYMATVGGNLLVVVTIVSSLTVLGSPMYFFLAFLSFLDACYSSAFAPKMIVDSLYEKKTISFKGYTTQVFADHFFAGVEVTVLTAMAYDRYVAICKPLHYPSIMNWRLCGILMGVAWTGGFLHSLTQIVFTFQLPFCGPNVIDRFLCDLNPLLKLACTDTHILSLLVVANSGFICIIIFSLLLISYCVILLSLRTHSSEGRLKALSTCGSHIAVVVLFFVPCIIIYARPPSAFSFDKLVAIVYTIVTPVLNALIYTFRNNEMKNSMRKLWTRLLGFR from the coding sequence ATGCAAAACCAAAGCTTTGTAACTGAGTTCATCCTCTTGGGTCTTTCATGGAATCCAAGTGTTCAAAAAATAgaatttgttgtatttttgttctCTTACATGGCCACTGTTGGGGGCAATTTGCTAGTTGTGGTGACCATTGTCAGCAGCCTGACAGTCCTGGGATCCCCGATGTACTTCTTTCTGGCCTTCCTGTCCTTCCTGGATGCCTGCTATTCCTCTGCATTTGCACCAAAGATGATTGTGGACTCCCTCTATGAGAAGAAAACCATCTCCTTCAAGGGCTATACGACCCAGGTCTTTGCTGACCACTTCTTTGCTGGAGTGGAGGTGACTGTCCTGAccgccatggcctatgaccgctatgtggccatttgcaagccaTTGCACTACCCCTCTATCATGAACTGGAGGCTCTGTGGTATCCTGATGGGGGTAGCCTGGACAGGGGGCTTCTTGCATTCTTTGACACAAATTGTCTTTACTTTCCAgctgcccttctgtggccccaatgttaTTGATCGCTTCCTATGTGATTTGAACCCATTATTGAAGCTTGCCTGCACTGACACTCACATCCTTAGCCTTTTGGTGGTTGCCAATAGTGGGTTTATCTGCATCATAATCTTCTCCTTGTTGCTCATCTCCTATTGTGTCATCTTGCTCTCACTAAGAACTCATAGCTCTGAAGGACGGCTGAAAGCTCTCTCCACCTGTGGATCTCACATTGCtgtggtggttttgttttttgtcccaTGCATAATTATCTATGCCCGACCTCCATCTGCTTTCTCCTTCGACAAGTTGGTGGCCATAGTTTATACCATTGTAACTCCCGTGCTCAATGCTTTGATTTATACTTTCAGGaataatgaaatgaaaaattccaTGAGGAAATTATGGACCAGATTGCTGGGTTtcagatga
- the LOC135229808 gene encoding olfactory receptor 4C15-like encodes MQNQSFVTEFVLLGLSWNPSVQKIIFIVFLFCYIATLGSNLLVVVTIVSSPALLGSPMYFFLAFLSFLDACYSSAFAPKMIVDSLYEKKTISFKGCMTQVFADHFFAGVEVTVLTAMAYDRYVAICKPLHYPSIMNWKLCGILMGVAWTGGFLHSVIQILLIFQLSFCGPNVIDHFLCDLNPLLKLACTDTCISSFLVVANSGFICIIIFSLLLISYFVILLSLRTHSSEGRLKALSTCGSHTAIVVLFFVPCIIIYARHPSAFSFDKMVTIVYAFVTPLLNPLIYTFRNKEVKNAMRKLWTRLLGF; translated from the coding sequence ATGCAAAACCAAAGCTTTGTAACTGAGTTTGTTCTCTTGGGTCTTTCATGGAATCCAAGTGttcagaaaataatatttattgtatttttgttctgCTACATTGCAACTCTTGGGAGCAATTTGCTAGTTGTGGTGACAATTGTCAGCAGCCCAGCACTCCTGGGATCCCCGATGTACTTCTTTCTGGCATTCCTGTCCTTCCTGGATGCCTGCTATTCCTCTGCATTTGCGCCAAAGATGATTGTGGACTCCCTCTATGAGAAGAAAACCATCTCCTTCAAGGGCTGTATGACCCAGGTCTTTGCTGATCACTTCTTTGCTGGAGTGGAGGTGACTGTCCTGAccgccatggcctatgaccgttatgtggccatttgcaagccaTTGCACTACCCCTCTATCATGAACTGGAAGCTCTGTGGCATTCTGATGGGGGTAGCCTGGACAGGGGGCTTCTTGCATTCTGTGATACAAATTCTCCTTATTTTCCAGCTgtccttctgtggccccaatgttaTCGATCACTTCCTATGTGATTTGAACCCATTATTGAAGCTTGCCTGTACTGACACTTGCATCAGCAGCTTTTTGGTCGTTGCCAACAGTGGGTTTATCTGCATCATAATCTTCTCCTTGTTGCTTATCTCCTATTTTGTCATCTTGCTCTCACTAAGAACTCATAGCTCTGAAGGACGGCTGAAAGCTCTCTCCACCTGTGGATCTCACACTGCTAtcgtggttttgttttttgtcccaTGCATAATTATCTATGCCCGACATCCATCTGCTTTCTCCTTCGACAAGATGGTGACCATAGTTTATGCCTTCGTAACTCCCTTGCTCAATCCTTTGATTTATACTTTCAGGAATAAGGAAGTGAAAAATGCTATGAGGAAATTATGGACCAGATTGCtgggtttctga